The DNA window TGTTTTTGAAGGTGTTTCTAGCTCCCTTCTCCCGTGCATTATCTCTCCATTTGCTTACTACTCTGTGGGTAAATGTGAGGACTAAATTTACTCTCTATTAACTCACTACAGTCATTTAATCATAAGTACACATGAGATACACTAATGATAAACAACTTTGTGAGTAAAAGAAACAGGAAACTAAACTACGAAGCTACAAGAGGATCTAATCTACAAGTATGACTCACATATATAAATTACTCTATTAAGGAACTCATTAAATTGCTATTTTCACAATCAACCTTTATCATAATAGATtgtattaaaaatgatataattaatatGACAAACCAGTACAATTAGAACTTTCTTGATAAGTTTCAAAAGGCATTATTACCTGGAACTAGCTTTGTCAAACTAATtggaaataaatgtattgttaatCATTTTTGGCAGAGAAATAGGAAACTATGCAACAAAAGCAGCTACAAGCTGAAGAGAAATTGCCACATGTTAGCTGCAAGTTATCATGCAATTTAACACAGAGATAACACTTATCTCAACTATACTTGTGGTTTAAATTCATATACATTTGATAGGCAACACAATATAACAAAACTGTAACACATAACTATCATCTGTACAAAAGAAGTTTTGTTGCCTACCAGCAGACAAATTTTGTACACTcagtgttataaaaaaaattaaaatatatgtaacatCTAAATTATTCACTTTTCATAACATTGTATATCTACTTTAATACAAAATGTCAATGGAAAAGGAACAAAACTTTAatcaaagatttaagcatacccTTTATATCAAAACTGCAATAAAATAGTCTTACACTAATGGCAACAATGTAGTTATTGCTTTACagaatagaaatatattttcacttcCCAAAATCTAAATGCCATAGAAAAAAGACAATGTGgttataacaattattaagGTCTTCAAGCAGATGGCAAACATCTACTTGAAAACTTTAAACAACATTAACTGCTTAACAACTAGGCCTGTTAacattgcaaaataataaaaacattttctagaaaGTTCTACTCTAAATAGTTtatcaatgtttaaaaaatagttcATTTGGCACAAAgccaattttaatcataatcAAAACACTCCAGTTCTGTCAccgtttacaaaatattgtggGCTGTTCTTGTTTCCACaactttgtttttttctattgttttgttatgataTTCCTTAGGATTTATACAGTGCAATGTCCATACATAGAACATTTCACTTAACAAGGGATAGATTACTGAAAAACTCAAATTAATCTGCCCCACATACTAACAAtaagcaaatataaaaaagtaatttgcaacatgcaaataattaattactatgtacaTTACATAGCCATCATcataaaataggtactttagaaaaattggaaataaataatagtaactaTAAAGGCACAAACATAAAAAACCATTAATTAACAATAAGAACAATGTAAATAGTGGTGTAAAACAAAGTGTTATAAAATctgttacaaattaataaaatacaattagcTTAACTTGACTACCATGTCACTTTAACATGGAAGTCATTATGGCTGCAACAAGCAGCATGCACAATAGCAGCACAGTACAATATACTGTTGTGTCATCACCACCTTGTGCATTGTTACAATTTATACCATTCAACTTTCAAATACTTATACCATTGGATTCTCGGTAGGACAAAAATCTGTAGTAGACAATATTCCCCAAGGAAAAAATAAGAATACCTGCCACACAGTTACAGGAAGTGTAGCTCATGGGCAGCTAGCTACactaaaatacgtaaaaaaataagaagtaGGAGGGTACGCAGTAACGAATCGTAacattgtgaaataaataaaaaaacaatgattgaAGCTGAAGATACGCCGTGTACTGCAATTATAACTTACAGCACGGAAGAAACTACACTATAATGCCTCCCAAGGTGGTGTCATGCAAAAAATGCGTACCTAATGAACAAGTGCACTTTAGGTTTCAGGCAATCCTGTGCACACCAAAGTCTTGGACAAAACATGAAGCCAAAGTCCTAGACCAATATCTTTAACAGCTACAGTCTCTTCACGGGGcagaaacaaagaaaatattgaagaatTTAGTAATTGGCATTCACGAAGAAAATGGCGTCATATCACTAGCTAGTCACGGAACAAGGTACAATTTCGTCATATGAATACACGAGTCACAATCACAAATAAACaccacaataaaacaaatacatgcTGTACAAGTgattttgttcataaaattactcactttgaataaaaattccaaagaaaatcatccaaaaacTCAAAGGACTGATGACAAGGCACTCCACTCACCGTTTGCAAAACCAGACTAGTATCACGTGACCTGTAGTGTTACCATAGCCACTTAATAAACTTTGCTTTTGGTAGATTTCAACTACATTGGACAAATAATCGAATGTAATAGTAAtgtttcagtttaaaaagatattaatgtatataaatatacaaaaataatattgaaacaatCAACAAGCAATTTTACTACCGATTTTACCGACACTATAAATGTTAAACCACGTTCAACTTATGTCGACCTTTCAATTATATCCTACATAAATTGTTTGAGAGagatataaaatagttttatttgacCAATATTGTCCCACAACATACGCATTCGACAAATCAAACATAGTTAATTATTGTATTCTCATTTTAAACTCGTTATACTTAATATGTATCAGTATAGTCAGAATATAAAATTCGAACATGTCTTAATATTATTCTCATCAATATCTAAACAAGGATCTGCGTAAACAGCGCGTTATGCTAATTAGTACAGTAATAAcagtaaataatacaatataacgtcgtaatagatatttttatagttagtCTATTGTGTTTTGAAGATTACTGCTAACTACATTTCGTcatattacctaactgacgatatataatataaaagtaatttcaTCTCGTCAAGCCTAACAAACTTTTGAGAATTTTGCACAATcgtctttgttttaaaaatgtttcataagttattaaaataacacagaGAGCCTTTTGCCAGACATACATACTGAGGAACTTGTTAATGTGTTTTTGTCAATATTATTCATCTGCTTCTGAATATCTAATGTTTTCCTAGGTCACAgcaacaacacaaacaaaaatagaaatacattCATGACGTCACTTTGTCGTACAATCGAAAACAAAAAAGGGGGTTGCCATTAatgcatttaaataaactactgttttaaacttaaaaaatgtttaaaataatattttttctgtggCAAATTGTCAAATTGAACCAGGTGTCAAAATGTACTATAATATTCAGGAAAGTTCcatatacaacaaaatactgTTGGTTTTTTagcatacaaaaataaaacatgcgTACCTAGACAGTGAGAtagaaaagaacaaaaacatttagcatgcaatatatttttaatttcttattagaCTGACGTTGGCATTATATCTAGACGTGCCAGCTGATGAGAAATATCAAAGTTGTACGATACTTGTACTTTTGttactaattaaatatatttgtcgCACATACTATAATTTACAATGCCGACTATATCAGTGAAACGTGACTCTCTATTTGCCGCACTTGGAAAAACTTACAGTTAGTATCTGGCTtgattattttgattgaaattttgGTTGGTATTGGTACATTGTTCACTTGGTACTGATTTtctgaattaaaatatatttataattggtGTATTTCAGCTGACGATGAATTCCAGGAACTTTGTTTCGAATTTGGCTTGGAACTGGATGAAGTTGTAAGTGTTTTTACAATATAACCTGTTATTATAACCTAACATGCAGTAAATATTCTGAGCACTAAACTCCAATCTTTTTGATATTAAGGCTTGAAGTAGATTTTGGCTCTAACTACCGTAAAGCAACCAAGATATCAGATTGTATTTTTATGCTtacagattttaatttttaattgtcataGTTAATTATCTAGATTGTACCTAATGTAACTTGTTTTAGGGCTTAACAAGGGTTCTATTCATTACACCTGTATTGTTCACAAtgtatgttaattaatataattgtatgaTTTCAGACAACAGAGAAACAGATGTTAATGAAAGAGCAAGGTGAGCATGTTGGAGCGGGAGTATCAGAAGAGATCCTCTACCGGATAGACATCCCAGCCAACAGATATGATCTCCTCTGCTTGGAGGGACTGGTGGATGGACTCCTAGTTTTCCAGGGAAAGTATGtattaatgaaaacattttctAGTCAATGTATATTAAGGATGTGTACGCAATTTTagtatttgaaaaatgtttatcTTACGAGTTAAgttcttataaatattatttactttgtatctTTTCTTCTATACCTTCTGGTTTATTCATACAGTTAaagtaaaatgtgttttataaaaaactatgCCTAAATGAAATCCATACAACAAAAGGTGCAAAAGcatccatttaattttatagaacacattaatttatattataactttagtgacatgtactaaattaattattatgattttccccttactcacaatacataattatttgataaggaacccgactagtttcaagtggCGATAGTTGCTACGTCGAGTGCCTcagaatgctgttcatgaacaAAAATCTCTAGcttggtttgaaactagtcgagttccttatcAAATAACTACttgagtataaaaataacaattagacacattaatgtttatgtttacagGAAACCTCCGCCACAGTATGTCCTGAAAAAGTATGAAGACTGTCACTCTCTGCACTTGACACCTGCAACAGGACAAATCAGGCCATATGCAGTGGCTGCTGTACTCAAAGGCATCACTTTCACTAAGGAATCATATGACAGCTTCATAGATCTACAAGTGAgttacaaaaactaaaatgttatgaaaattaaatgtgtttgtgaataattgaatatttcatagaaaacatgGTTAGAAAACATCAGTTTCTTACAGCTAGCATTATTCTTGTAAGATTTTAATTGGATTCAGAGAGACAGTATAaattttgttaactttttattaGAAATCAAGAGTAACACTATAAATGATTCTTATATTTCTAGGGCTACACATCTATTACACCTACCATATCAATACCTTTACTTACAGGACAAGTTACATCAAAATATATGCAGGAAGAGAACACTAGTGGCTATTGGTACACATGACCTGGACACAATACAGGGACCCTTTGTATATGACGCTTTGCCTCCAAGCGAGATCAAGTTCAAGGCATTGAATCAAACCAAGGAAATGACTGCACCAGAGCTTATGGAGCTATATTCTGTAAGTGAGATTGTATATTTGATATTGTTTATCTTAAAATCTTGTCCCATTTAATAAAGGTCAAACCTATTACCAAGTACCAGTTCCACCATAAAAAAGACTCCATGTTTTTACTGAAAATTCCAATAGTACCTTTTCCAATCTGCATAATTGTATTCATCACACATTATGTGGCAGTTGCCTATGGTTCTTCTATGATCGAGATAGTCACAATGAGGCTATTTATcagtattttaaaagaaaccaggcaaaaataaacaataatatttattcagtttGAATCTATTCACTACCAAGGCTATCTTGTATAATAGTGGCTGACATCTTTATCTACAAATATTCCAGACACATGCCCAATTGAAGCAGTACTTGGGAATCATCAGGGACAGTCCAGTGTACCCAGTCATCAAGGACAAGAATGGCATAGTGTTATCCATGCCGCCCATCATCAACGGAGACCACTCCAAGATCACTTTGGACACCAAAAATGTGTTCATTGAGTGCACAGCTACAGATCTTACTAAGGTAAAAACAACTGCATCTTTAATTTATATTCCTTTACAGATAGAACTTGTgcaatgtttaataatgttatgttatatagtCCCATTAAATAGGGGTAGTTTTATTTAACTGCCATACACTAGACCAGGGATGGCGAACCATGGGTCGCACAATATTTTGGGCATGTCAATGTTCACAAAATCTATCCTATGCCTTTCGTTATTttcagaaattaataataatatgcttgacatttagattttttttacccataatcgtcccactgcagggcaaaggcctcccaaCCCTTCTttcactcctctctgtttaaacttattacttatattatgcTCAATAAAGTACCaacaatatataattattattttgatgacaTATGTAGAActtaaaaaacatttctttaaaaaaagtgcATGTTGTTATGTAGAGGTTCGCCAATTTTGCAATAGGCATAATTAGATCTCATACtctcatacatataatttatcgAAAATAGACTATATCACCAATGAGGCAGTTATTACTGATGGCTGAATACATGCCATCTGCATGTATGTATATTGACATTTGATCTCACAGTTCAAACAATAGGTAAAACATTCTTGTTCactttattttatcaaactaGATTGTCTTGAGATGATGGCTGTTTATTATTGACACATATCCATTATAGAACGAAACGAAATTGTTACAAATACTCAAATACATAACTTTTCCATTGGTTGGCTACTAAACTGACCAATATGGTTCTAAAGCATaaaaagtcaaataataatagtttaacCCTTTGCAGAAGAAGTGTGCATGCTGAATCAATCTTGATTGAATATGCATAAGGTctattttgatttgtttgtcTGAATGTTGCAGGCGATAGTGGTATTAGACACGATAGTGAGCATGTTCTCGAAGTACTGCAGCAACCAGTACGAGGTGGAGCAGTGCAAGGTATTCGCGCCGGACGGGACGTACGAGCTCTACCCCAAGATGTGCACCCGGGAGGAAACTATCAGCGTCGAGAAGGCCAACAACTATATTGGTATTAGGTAAGGTTAAATCGTGTGAGATTATTAGatacttttgtttttgattttattgtaactttcgtgagacatactaaattaattattatgttatcggcttactcacgtactgttagcagctagcatggcttgaaactagtcgagtttctcgtcaaaacagtacgtgagtaagccgataacataataattaacttttgtttttctttaatacaagatactaatttgttttataagtttcgtgagacatgttaaattaattattgtttttcggcatagtcacgtaattgtttgacgagcaACTTGACTAGCTTCAAGCCATTCCCGAGGCTCATGTTTATGAGCAACTTTCCACGACACATGACGCAAAAGATACTCGTTGGTCAGCTAATCACAAGCGAGATTACATAGCAAGGGAGGAACACATCTATTGTTATAGAAAGAAATATAATGATGGACTTTATGTGCGACTGTGTCCCGTGGTAatggaagaaaaaaaaattacactacCCCTAATCTCCATCAAAACGGTGAAcgccgactaagggactacacttTTAACAGATAAATGACAGCAGCTCTCTCTAATAAACTAGGACCATTTTACCCTTTAAAATGTGAACCcgtcttatgtagaggagacccatagtccagtagtggactgtcACTGGTTGTTAAtggtgtatttttgtttttagtgaaACCGGAGAGAATCTAGCGAGTCTCCTGTCCCGCATGTGCCTGTCGAGCGCGGCGGACGGCGACACCCTGCGCGTGCGCGTGCCGCCCACCAGGCATGACGTCATACACGCCTGCGATCTATACGAAGACATCGCCATTGCCTAtgggtaaataaattaatgtcctATTTCTTTATACATTTAGCTTACACTGATTCTTACGGGAAGTAGACGCTAGAACATTCGCTGattggacaaagtattattgatgTTGTGAAATTCTCAGAAAGTAGTAACAGAAAGATTTGGAATTGCATGTGGCGCGACCATGTCGTACCCTCCTACATTAAACTCATAATGAAActagttaaaaaaaaagcagTAGTTTCATCgattaataatgataaatgatatttatttctgtaaataggtaataaaataacaaagtcaaagtcaaagcatttatttcaattaatcctaaataaggcacttttatacgtcaatatttcaaatagcttgatgaggccggcatttcctatccgactactctgagaagaaatgccgaaacaaactcagaggtctcttttgaagtccagacaatgaaatagaggataatgtgagagaaccggtCTGTATAACATCGGTCTGTATAACTTCGTAACAATGTCACCTAACTGTTAGTTAGATAACTTATCCAAATTAACTGCATGTTTTGTTTGGTAGATGTGTAAACAAAACTTACAACATTCGCACAGCCTCTTGTTTATTCTCTCTGGACATTTATCCCCAGCTA is part of the Spodoptera frugiperda isolate SF20-4 chromosome 30, AGI-APGP_CSIRO_Sfru_2.0, whole genome shotgun sequence genome and encodes:
- the LOC118269749 gene encoding phenylalanine--tRNA ligase beta subunit, encoding MPTISVKRDSLFAALGKTYTDDEFQELCFEFGLELDEVTTEKQMLMKEQGEHVGAGVSEEILYRIDIPANRYDLLCLEGLVDGLLVFQGKKPPPQYVLKKYEDCHSLHLTPATGQIRPYAVAAVLKGITFTKESYDSFIDLQDKLHQNICRKRTLVAIGTHDLDTIQGPFVYDALPPSEIKFKALNQTKEMTAPELMELYSTHAQLKQYLGIIRDSPVYPVIKDKNGIVLSMPPIINGDHSKITLDTKNVFIECTATDLTKAIVVLDTIVSMFSKYCSNQYEVEQCKVFAPDGTYELYPKMCTREETISVEKANNYIGISETGENLASLLSRMCLSSAADGDTLRVRVPPTRHDVIHACDLYEDIAIAYGYNRIVRRPARVVTTGGQDPINKLTEQLRQECAHAGYTEALTFTLCSRDDVATKLGVKIEDVPAAHISNPKTLEFQVVRTLLLPGLLKTLAANKKMPLPMKLFEISDVVLQDKNAETGARNERRLCAVHCGRAAGFQFVHGLLDRVMALLREPWDKDTGYYLRQCEDPAYFPGRCAAVVLRGEVIGKVGVLSPAVLAAFELTNPCSALEINIQPFI